The genomic window tttttttttgaatttctaaATAATAGACTAAGGTCTAAAACCATCCCATTCCATATGGACCACACGTAACATTAACCttaaaaaccatataaaaccatataaaacCAATACTAGTGGGTTCTATAGCGATGTGTAGTTTCACTTTCACGTACGaggaagattaaaaaaaatggagaacgAAAGCTCAGAGAGTAGAAACAGAGCTCGTCTTGCCATTATGGAGCTTGCTAACATGATTAGCGTTCCCATGTCTCTCAATGCCGCCGTGCGACTAGGCATTGCCGACGCCATTTGGAACGGCGGAGCCAATTCTCCTCTCTCTGCCGCCGAGATCCTCCCTCGCCTCCACCTACCATCTCACACTACCATTGGTGGCGACCCCGAGAATCTTCAGCGTATACTTCGGATGCTCACCAGCTACGGTGTCTTCTCCGAACACCTTGTTGGATCCATTGAGAGGAAATACTCTCTTACGGACGTCGGAAAAACTCTTGTAACCGACTCCGGCGGCCTCTCTTACGCTGCCTACGTCCTCCAACATCACCAGGTTTATGactcattttcattttccaaaattGGAGTGATATATTAAAGGACTAATGATGGTATAATAAACTAATGTCTAAAACTTGTTgtgaaaatgatatatattacAGGAGGCGTTGATGCGAGCATGGCCACTAGTTCACACGGCAGTGGTGGAGCCGGAGACAGAGCCGTACGTGAAAGCAAACGGCGAGGCGGCATACGCTCAGTATGGGAAAAGTGAGGAGATGAATGGTCTAATGCAAAAGGCAATGTCTGGCGTATCTGTACCGTTCATGAAAGCTATATTAGACGGCTACGATGGGTTTAAATCAGTGGATATTTTGGTTGACGTAGGAGGTAGTGCAGGGGAT from Arabidopsis thaliana chromosome 3, partial sequence includes these protein-coding regions:
- a CDS encoding O-methyltransferase family protein (O-methyltransferase family protein; FUNCTIONS IN: methyltransferase activity, protein dimerization activity, O-methyltransferase activity; INVOLVED IN: biological_process unknown; CONTAINS InterPro DOMAIN/s: Winged helix-turn-helix transcription repressor DNA-binding (InterPro:IPR011991), Plant methyltransferase dimerisation (InterPro:IPR012967), O-methyltransferase, family 2 (InterPro:IPR001077), O-methyltransferase, COMT, eukaryota (InterPro:IPR016461); BEST Arabidopsis thaliana protein match is: O-methyltransferase 1 (TAIR:AT5G54160.1); Has 3047 Blast hits to 3042 proteins in 532 species: Archae - 0; Bacteria - 810; Metazoa - 98; Fungi - 512; Plants - 1526; Viruses - 0; Other Eukaryotes - 101 (source: NCBI BLink).); this encodes MENESSESRNRARLAIMELANMISVPMSLNAAVRLGIADAIWNGGANSPLSAAEILPRLHLPSHTTIGGDPENLQRILRMLTSYGVFSEHLVGSIERKYSLTDVGKTLVTDSGGLSYAAYVLQHHQEALMRAWPLVHTAVVEPETEPYVKANGEAAYAQYGKSEEMNGLMQKAMSGVSVPFMKAILDGYDGFKSVDILVDVGGSAGDCLRMILQQFPNVREGINFDLPEVVAKAPNIPGVTHVGGDMFQSVPSADAIFMKWVLTTWTDEECKQIMKNCYNALPVGGKLIACEPVLPKETDESHRTRALLEGDIFVMTIYRTKGKHRTEEEFIELGLSAGFPTFRPFYIDYFYTILEFQK